GCTCTGAAGATTTAGTGATAATTCATATGTAAGTAAAGCACTAAGTACAGTGTTTGAAACATATAGAGTGCTCAGAGAATGGCACTCGTatgatgataataaataataataataaaactacgCTACTTTGGGGTATGGCTACCTTTGGGATAGAGACAAATACATGTCCCTTTGCTTATCTTTTAGATGGACTGGATTCTGTGGAAATCCTGAGTGCAAGCTCATCCAGCAAGACTTATATTAGCTCTTGTTACCATGCAGACATTATTTCGTGCCAAGTGTTTTCGGCGCCTGGCAATCCCTGGTTCTGTGAGAGTACTGCATAAAGATTATAGGACAGTGCCCCCTCAGAACTTTACCAACTATGAATCCATGAAACAGGAATTCAAACTGGAGATTCCAGAGTATTTCAACTTTGCTAAAGATGTCCTGGACCAATGGACAAATATGGAAAAGGTATGGAACAAGGGCCAGTCCAGCTATAGTTTCTCAGATGGAAGGGACTTTGCCCCcaggggatatttggcaatgtttGGAAATAGTTttggccagggatgctgctataTATCCTCTAATACACAGGACAGTCCCCCatagcaaagaattatctggttcAACATGTTAGCAGTTGCGTAAAGgttaacttcttaaaaaaacaaaaagtagtagTAGTATACAGGTCAGAAATGGTAGGGAATGAGGCATAGATAAAGCATGGAGAGAATATAAAGGGATACAAGAATTCTaactttttggaaggaaaaacaatCAAGCTAAATGAGAAATAACATGGCTTCCAACAGCTAGAAATAAAGATGTCAGAGTTATTTCCACATATCCTGTGTGCGTCCTAACTAATAACCTGTGAATTTTCATCTGAAAAAAGATTCCACTGAGTCAGTTAAAATAGAATTTAGCTGCATAAGGACCTTGGTTTGTCTTTCCTCAGGCTGGAAAGAGACCTTCCAATCCAGCCTTCTGGTGGATAAATGGAAATGGGGAAGAAGTGAGATGGAGTTTTGAGGAACTGGGATCTTTGTCTAGGAAATTTGCCAATATACTTACTGAAGCCTGTGCCCTGCAAAGAGGAGATCGAGTAATTGTGATTCTGCCCAAGATCCCAGAATGGTGGCTTGCGAATGTAGCCTGTCTGCGAACAGGTTAGTAGTGTTGCAGCCTGATTACATTTACACTAGGCCGGATGGGAGATTTTCCAAAACATCTAAGTAATCATGAGACATTTATTTGGGTAGATTATTTGAGGtacataatatagtattattCTCAGGAATATTCTCAGGAACCTTAGAAATGTGTTGGAAACCCATCATATCTTTTGACCTAAACTATGAGTTGAGTTTCTCATAATGAAATTGGTTTATTAACCAAATGCCAATTAACAATTGAGTACCCTCTTACCTACCACTCTTCTCTTCCTATAGACCTGTGGTCATCTGGAACTCAGTGAAGCCACAAACTCAAAGAACCCACCCCAGTTCTTGTTTCATGCCTTTATTTCTCTCATGATTAACTGCCATTCATCTGGTGCCCAAAGCAAGCAGCTTACTCCTTCCAAATCAGTTCCTACATCTTGTAAATTTAACTTCCCACATGACTCTCGAGACCCTCTTCTTCTCCAACTCCATTGTCATTGCCTTACTTCACATTTACCATATCCTGAATGGATGTGCCCAAAAGTCTCCCTGATTCTGATCTTGTGTGTGCCCACACCTTACTCTAATCCCATCCATCCTCCATAGCTAGTGGTCTTTCTAGAACACATGTTTTATCCTGTCAACATGCTCCTTGACATTATTTAATCTCTCCATTACCTACTAGGTAAAATTAGAACTTCTTTAGATGTGACATGGAATCTTCCCTTCATTGTTATCTTCCTTTCCCTTCATTGTTTTCATATTCTGCGCTCCAACTATATCAAATGGTTTCCTATAAGGTTCACGATCTTTCTTATTTCCTGGATTTTGTGTACACTGTTTCCTGTGCTTGGAAAGCCTTTCCCTCACACCTAACCACCTGGACAACTTCTATTAGATTTTCAGGTCTCAACTCTAATCTCACTTCTCAGGCAACCCTACCCTGATGTCCCAATTCAGGTGCTTTCTTTATTGACCTGCCCTagaaaatatgtatacatttctaTTTTAGCCTGTACTATATTGTTTGAGTATACTATTTGTTCATAAATTTGTCTTTCCCCTAGGACTATGTATGAGTCTTTAAAGCCAATGACTATGAAAGAGTCATGTCTGTACCTCCAAttattggcatatagtaagtgctcggtaaaatatttgttgagttaatTAATATCCCTACTCTTATGAAAATTAAGTAAACATTCTTAATTCATCATAATTACTTGTCTTTGAGAGTTACAAGTTCTCATATCACATGTACATGTAAATTGTACACTGGAGTAGCCGGTCCCACTTttacggttttttttttttaaacaaaatgatagTTTTCATGAACGCTGCTTAAGGCTACTTAAGCTCATTGTCTTAGTCAAGGACTGTAGGATTGCCAGGACCAGAAATCCATTCATATTAGTTCAATAAGCAAGGAAAATTATTGAATGTCTACTGAAgaatcttacagaaaaaaaaaaagtacgcaCAGAGCAACTGgtctttctcttattcttttgctCTGAAGCCCTATGGCTCTTGTCTGTCTCTCCTTCAAGCATCTGTTCCTTTGACTTCTTTCTGCTAGCACATGgtttctttgttcttcattttggCTGACGGGTGGTTTGGTTTGTTACACAGATGCCTTGGCCCTAACTCTGCATGTCCCAATCCACTCAGTCTCTTAAATCAAATACTTGAGGCAGAATCCGACTGGCATGGCTTGGGTTGGGCCAGTCAGATGCAGTCAGAGGGAGGCTCATCTGATACAAACATGGTTACTGGGGCTgcagaaaggaaggcagagtctcttaaaaggaagaataaaatggaGACAGTAAATGGTAAATCTAATGTACTAACAATGCTGAAAATAAGCATTATCTACCACCTAGAGGGATGAGTGGATGGACTAGGCTTTCAAATTCTGTTGCCAAATTGAATTATGAAAATTACTTCTTTTGCCCATCAAACAAACTTCTGGAAAAACTTTGTCTTTTCATGTAGATCTGTTAACAGGGAGAAAAGGGGCTACTAGTGCCAGAGTCTTCTGACCCTTCATGCAAATGTATAAATTGATAACATCATTTTGTATACCTTATATCATAAACATGGTAATGAGAGTCTTCCCCCACAACTTAAAGTAACATTTTGCTCCCTGGCAAGAAACTATGTAATGCTCCCCAGAATGATTAATTTGGACAGAAAGTAATTTTAATAGATAAGACTGATCACTATTAATAAATAGGTTCTTTTAAAGATAGgatatgagggacgcctgggtggctcagcggttgagtgtctgccttcggcccagggtgtgatcctggagtcctgggatcgagtccccatcgggctccctgcatggagcctgcttctcccactgcctatgtctctgcccctctctctgtgtctctcatgagtaaataaataaaatcttaaaaaacataaagataaGATATGAATAATACATTAGCAGAAATTAATTATCTAAGGGTGACGTGTTTAAATAAAGTGCTTCTACTAGGCATGAAACGCTATCAGTGGGTTTGTTTTTAGAGAGTGCCTCTAAATTAGAGAAAACTATTAGTCCACGGTCGGCTAATAACTTATCCCAGATGGAACATCTCTAAGGAATAACCTTGGAGTGAAGCTTCATAAACATTGCTGCGTTGCCTTATTAGAAAATAATGATATTCTGAAGAACTCTGTGTTTTGGTCTTGGTTTTCTGTCTCCTGAAGACCTCCACTGGAGGGGCTTGTCCTTTCCAAAATGGAAAGATGAGCTAATGTCAAGAGTCCAGGAATGACCAAGTATGTGTTCTTCAATCTTCCTTTCCTGATGTGATGCTAGGAAGAGTAAAAACCACTGGGAAGTGCATACCTTCCACCCCTTTCTTTAGggcctggactttttttttaattaagattttatttatttattcatgagagacacatagagagaggcagagacataggcagagagaaaagaagcaggttccctctggggagcctgatgtggggcttgatcccaggaccccaggatcacgacctgaaccaaaggcagatgctcaaccactaagcccacccaggtgtcccagagtatGGACTTAAGAGTGGTAGAGCCTAACATATAGATATGgatacatgtaaatataaatacaaatgtagATATATTCTTGAAAGTTCATTAATcctttgaggaaataatagctaatatttatttgcACTCTTTACACATTTTACCTCATTTACTCCTCAATCTTATAgaattgccattttacagatgcagaatcTGAAACTTATGGAGATAAAGTGTTTTGTCCAAGGCCAAGCTATAAGACTGCTTGGCTCCAGGACAGACTTTTAACCATTATATACTACACTTAAAGAATAATTTACAGCAAGGAAAAGTAGATGCACAGAAAAGATGAATGCCTCAATCCTTCTCTTTggaaagaaatcataaaacattcatctatattttaaaaggtgCTGGACTAAAGTAGTTAAGTGTACAGCTCTAAGGTCAGGCTATAGGGTTCAATCCCTGCACTGCCACTTTCTACTCCAGTGATCTTTAGcaagttatttatagattttgcgtttggggttttttggtagtgattaaataaaacatgcaaaaaCCTTAGAATAGCATCTGGCATTTAGCCAATAAATACGGGCAATATCACTCCTCAatcaaaattctctttaaaaaaatggaaaaaaaaactttattcaagCTGAATGTTATGAATGGTCTTTAGATAGAAGAAAATTAACCAGCATTAACAcactttcagggcagccctggtggctgagcggtttagcgccgcctccagctcCGCCTccagtgatcctggagacattggatcgagtcccatgtcgggctccctgcatggagcctgcttctccctctgcctgtgtctctctttctgtgtctctaataaataaaatctttaaaaaaaaaaacacacactttCATATTAGGTCAAAAGGGCCACAGGTATTGAGATCCCTTGAAAGGCAAAAGCAGAATAATGAATGGAAGAGACTGGTAAACTGAATGGTAAACTCATTTTGAGACATAAAGAGTACACATAAGCAATCTATACTACTGTGACTAACATGATAAGGGAAATGCTTCCTTCTGTACATTGTTTCTCTTCTGCTCCCTTAGGAACAGTTTTAATTCCAGGAACTACTCAGCTGACCCAGAAAGACATTCTCTACAGACTACAATCTTCGAAAGCAAAGTGCATCATCACCAATGAAGTTTTAGCCTCAGCAGTAGATGCTGTTGCATCTAAATGTGAGAATCTGCACTCCAAGCTAATTGTATCTCAAAAACCCAAAGACGGGTGGGGGAACCTCAAGGAGATGATAAAGTGAGTGGCCATAACTGCTGTAGAACAGCTTCCcctcaaaggaaaggaaacacTGAAAAGATTCAATCCACAAGtgatcagaaaaatgaaaacggAAACAAGGCAAAGGGAACAACTGGTGATTATTGCTGCACTCATAATCTGCAAAGCTCTGAGGCAGCAAGGAATGTGGAGTGGTTTTTGTATGTTAGGACCTTGAAGGAAGCAGACTCTTTGACAGAAATTAGTTGTGTAAGAGGTTTATTAAAGATTTGTCTTGGGGTCAGCACCTATGAAGGAAGTGGAAGGATAGTGGGATTGactaaaagaagaaattcatCTGCCATGCACTCCCAGCAAAACCTTCAGCCAATCCACTGGGACCTCTGGGGCTTGGACAGCCCTTCAGAGCTGTTCCCAAATAAAGCAAAGGTCCTGGCCTTTATATACTCATACTGATCAGTAACTGGGTATGGGCTCCCCCTACAAGGaggggtgaccttgagcaaggcaGCTCTCTTCAGACTGAAGGAATCTCTAAATAGGGCTCCCAGCACTGGTGGGGAGTAAGTGCTTCATTCTTGCAGCAGGATCTGGGAGGTGCATTCATGGCACCAACCACAGAGCTGTTATCATCTCCCAGAGAAACTGATCATAATCAATTCTTTTGTGTAGGCTATATCATTTCCTTCCAGTTAGCAACACTTCAGGTTATAAATAAGAAGAACACTTAATGTTAATGGATGCAATAAGAAAACCAAGTTACATTGATGTTCAGTCCCTGCTATGGAATGCTTCCAGGGGTTGCTTAGCACTCTTGCCAGGTATTGATTCTAACTTAGCTTTAGGTTGGCAACCAGTTCCCTCTCTAGAATGAACTTCCCACCTTTACTCAAGGATTTGGGAACATGTTTGCAACTAAAGACTTGTTCCTCCCTCCTctaaaatagctaacatttactgagttcttACCAAAACCCAAGTACTGTTCTAATTAGAAATGTTATAACTGCAACAATGGGTAGCATTTATATGGCATTGGTTAAGTGCCCAAAACTGTTCTAAGCATttcacatatattaactcatttacatGTCTCAATAACCTAAGGAGCAGGTACTATAGTAATACAGATGAATGAGGTCAAATGCTAGGATCTCGCAGAGCTGGGTTTCAAGCCCAGGGAGTCTGGCATCTGAGCTCACACTCCTAACTGCTATGTTTACTGCCTCTAGTGATGAGAGATTGGTAGGATATTCCCACCTTAGGTTTCAAAAGCAATCATATCTACAATAGAAGTGATAGGTTCGCAGCTATAGGtactatttttaagaaagaaaatgacagaatCATAGACTAAATAGTTGAGCTTTGTTAGGCATTGAAAACAGCTTTTCTATAATTCTTGTGGCCTGGATGTTTCTAATTCTAATGTTTCTTTCTCAGTCCAatattcccagaaaaaaaatctctatgctTCTTAGACAGTGGGTGTGCAGAATTTACTTTCCTATAGCTGATTCTTGAACAATGTGGGAATTACCAACCGGCTTTATACCATTACCCATGACTTCTATTAacatactttcttaaaaaaaatcacatttgaaaACATCCACAGTTCTCACAAAGCCATGATTATAAGATCACACATCCCTCATTCTGCTGGTGGTATGATAAAttgtcttaagattttttaaatgcttcagcTTTTCTTTATTATACAATAAAAAGCTATGAAGCCAGCTCTTATAAATGGACTTTGATGACAAATTTAGTTTAATTCCAGAAAGCATGTAAGAAGATAAAGAGATGACTTTTACCTTGGAATTCAACCTAAATCATGGGGGCCTGATCCATGAGGTGAAGAGATCCGAGTAGATGGTTTCTTGAATTCTTTTCTGTGGTTAATAGTTTATGATGCCATGTGCAATGTGCAGAATCATTGTAGTTCTTCCTTTGTAGACACGCCAGTGACAACCACACCTGTGTGAATACAAAACACGATGAGATGATGGCCATTTACTTCACCAGTGGAACAAGCGGATCTCCTAAAATGACTGGTCACAGCCACAGCAGTTTTGGTTTAGGATTATCTGTAAATGGAAGGTACTTTCACACAGCTCCAGCTTCATGTGTCAAAATTACAAAGATGATGATGCATTTAttggtcttttaaaatttgttctccTTAGTTAAATCAGgactattctttcttttcccaggtTCTGGCTGGATTTGACACCTTCAGATGTGATGTGGAATACCTCAGACACAGGTTGGGCAAAGTCTGCTTGGAGTAGTGTCTTTTCTCCATGGATCCAGGGAGCATGCGTATTTGCACATTACTTGCCACGTTTTGAGCCAACTTCCATCTTCCAAGTAAGGAGAGCACAAGAGGTGACCATTTAGGAATGCTTTAGCCACGTCCCTAACAGGACTGATGAATAAAAGTAACTTG
This genomic window from Canis aureus isolate CA01 chromosome 8, VMU_Caureus_v.1.0, whole genome shotgun sequence contains:
- the ACSM3 gene encoding acyl-coenzyme A synthetase ACSM3, mitochondrial isoform X1, which translates into the protein MQTLFRAKCFRRLAIPGSVRVLHKDYRTVPPQNFTNYESMKQEFKLEIPEYFNFAKDVLDQWTNMEKAGKRPSNPAFWWINGNGEEVRWSFEELGSLSRKFANILTEACALQRGDRVIVILPKIPEWWLANVACLRTGTVLIPGTTQLTQKDILYRLQSSKAKCIITNEVLASAVDAVASKCENLHSKLIVSQKPKDGWGNLKEMIKHASDNHTCVNTKHDEMMAIYFTSGTSGSPKMTGHSHSSFGLGLSVNGRFWLDLTPSDVMWNTSDTGWAKSAWSSVFSPWIQGACVFAHYLPRFEPTSIFQTLSKFPITVFCSAPTAYRMLIQSDMTSYKFKSLKHCVSAGEPINPEVTEQWRKRTGLDIYEGYGQTETVLICGNFKGMKIKPGSMGKPSPAFDVKILDVNGNVLPPGQEGDIGIQVLPNRPFGLFTHYVDNPTKTASTLRGNFYITGDRGYMDEDGYFWFVARSDDIILSSGYRIGPFEVESALTEHPAVAEAAVVSSPDPIRGEVVKAFIVLTPDYKSCDQEQLKKEIQEHVKKTTAPYKYPRKVEFIQELPKTISGKIKRNELRKKEWETI
- the ACSM3 gene encoding acyl-coenzyme A synthetase ACSM3, mitochondrial isoform X2, with the translated sequence MQTLFRAKCFRRLAIPGSVRVLHKDYRTVPPQNFTNYESMKQEFKLEIPEYFNFAKDVLDQWTNMEKAGKRPSNPAFWWINGNGEEVRWSFEELGSLSRKFANILTEACALQRGDRVIVILPKIPEWWLANVACLRTGTVLIPGTTQLTQKDILYRLQSSKAKCIITNEVLASAVDAVASKCENLHSKLIVSQKPKDGWGNLKEMIKHASDNHTCVNTKHDEMMAIYFTSGTSGSPKMTGHSHSSFGLGLSVNGRFWLDLTPSDVMWNTSDTGWAKSAWSSVFSPWIQGACVFAHYLPRFEPTSIFQTLSKFPITVFCSAPTAYRMLIQSDMTSYKFKSLKHCVSAGEPINPEVTEQWRKRTGLDIYEGYGQTETVLICGNFKGMKIKPGSMGKPSPAFDVKILDVNGNVLPPGQEGDIGIQVLPNRPFGLFTHYVDNPTKTASTLRGNFYITGDRGYMDEDGYFWFVARSDDIILSSGYRIGPFEVESALTEHPAVAEAAVVSSPDPIRGEVEFIQELPKTISGKIKRNELRKKEWETI